From a region of the Candidatus Eisenbacteria bacterium genome:
- a CDS encoding GNAT family N-acetyltransferase, whose translation MRVASEVGLVSPPDTSAWDGLVAASPEATVFHTSAWAKLWTEEWKGSKWEAIVVQDSSGYSGGIGMISRRRGIFRTVESMPFGTYGGPIVREGHPDPSAVRRLLMEAYAARVARRLVARSRVTWYEGTAGDFPDNLRPEESITHVLALSSDYESVAKGFSPSTRRLVRQADESALSIRVAETSEDLHAFYEIAVETVRRRGGTPKPYSLYERILKSLVPAGLARYHLVLHEGAAVAASLHLFHEGTAMSWLPVSRESSWHLRPNNYLIASLLETLCGAGYLEYNFGATPLGAAGLVRFKEGWGARPRSVLIAGRRSALHRRLRS comes from the coding sequence GTGAGGGTCGCCTCGGAAGTCGGGCTGGTCTCGCCGCCGGACACGTCGGCGTGGGACGGCTTGGTCGCCGCGTCTCCGGAAGCGACCGTGTTCCACACCTCGGCCTGGGCGAAGCTCTGGACCGAAGAATGGAAAGGCTCCAAGTGGGAGGCGATCGTCGTACAGGATTCGTCAGGCTACTCGGGCGGGATCGGCATGATCTCCCGCCGGCGGGGAATCTTCCGGACCGTCGAGTCGATGCCGTTCGGAACCTACGGAGGGCCGATCGTTCGCGAGGGGCATCCGGATCCCTCCGCGGTGCGCCGCCTTCTCATGGAGGCGTATGCCGCCCGAGTGGCCCGGAGGCTCGTGGCCCGCTCGCGCGTCACCTGGTACGAGGGGACCGCGGGCGATTTCCCGGACAACCTCCGCCCGGAGGAATCGATCACGCACGTGCTTGCGCTCTCGAGCGACTACGAGAGCGTGGCGAAGGGATTCTCTCCCTCGACGCGGCGTCTCGTCCGGCAGGCCGACGAGAGCGCGCTCTCGATCCGCGTCGCCGAGACGTCCGAAGATCTTCACGCGTTCTACGAGATCGCGGTGGAGACCGTTCGCCGCCGCGGCGGAACGCCCAAGCCGTATTCGCTCTACGAGCGAATCTTGAAATCCCTCGTGCCGGCCGGGCTCGCCCGGTACCACCTCGTCCTCCACGAGGGGGCGGCCGTCGCGGCGAGCCTCCACCTGTTCCACGAGGGGACCGCGATGAGCTGGCTCCCGGTCTCGCGCGAGTCGTCGTGGCATCTCCGCCCGAACAACTACCTCATCGCGAGCCTCCTCGAGACCCTCTGCGGGGCGGGCTACCTCGAGTACAACTTCGGCGCGACGCCTCTCGGCGCCGCCGGTCTCGTCCGGTTCAAGGAAGGATGGGGCGCGCGACCGCGGTCCGTCCTGATCGCGGGGCGCCGAAGCGCCCTCCACCGGCGACTTCGCTCCTAG
- a CDS encoding glycosyltransferase family 4 protein produces MRILLLAHAPAVHTRRWAQGLRERGHELRLLTATESEVPSGVPTRVVGWPLPISALRYASARKAVRQELRAFRPDVTVAHFLPSYGFLAALAGATPWMLVCWGSDLLRNATRTPFHRARARWTLRSAQLIHVDAGNLEEAALRLGAEPEKVWKRAWGVNVRALEPKEAWAARRAGSSALRVLWTRQLETLYDPATFVRALGILGRKGVAFRATMAGAGPLRPDLEALARREGIAEQVVFTGWVEGEKLLALYRGHDAYVSLSRSDSTSQSLLEGMAAGLAPVVTDIAGNREWVTHRREGLLVPVGDAEAVACALAEIARDAATAGAMADRARAAVTSGARFDDTLAETEERLRAIAVTAAGRNGALRGDPA; encoded by the coding sequence GTGAGGATTCTCCTCCTCGCGCACGCCCCGGCGGTGCACACGCGGCGCTGGGCGCAGGGGCTTCGGGAGCGCGGTCACGAGCTTCGTCTGCTGACGGCGACCGAATCGGAGGTGCCGTCCGGCGTGCCCACGCGCGTCGTCGGTTGGCCCCTGCCGATCTCGGCGCTCCGCTACGCGAGCGCCCGCAAGGCGGTCCGGCAGGAACTTCGCGCGTTCCGTCCCGACGTGACCGTCGCGCACTTCCTGCCGAGCTACGGCTTCCTCGCCGCCCTGGCGGGGGCCACCCCGTGGATGCTCGTCTGCTGGGGCTCCGATCTGCTCCGGAACGCCACGCGCACGCCATTTCATCGCGCTCGGGCGCGCTGGACGCTCCGCAGCGCGCAATTGATCCACGTCGATGCCGGGAATCTCGAAGAAGCGGCGTTGCGCTTGGGTGCCGAGCCCGAGAAGGTCTGGAAGCGCGCGTGGGGCGTCAACGTCCGCGCGCTCGAGCCAAAGGAAGCCTGGGCCGCGCGTCGCGCCGGGTCCAGCGCGCTCCGCGTCCTCTGGACACGCCAGCTCGAGACGCTCTACGACCCCGCGACCTTCGTGCGCGCGCTCGGAATCCTGGGCCGGAAGGGCGTCGCCTTCCGCGCGACCATGGCCGGAGCCGGGCCGCTTCGCCCCGACCTTGAAGCACTCGCCCGACGCGAGGGAATCGCGGAGCAGGTCGTCTTCACCGGATGGGTCGAGGGCGAGAAGCTCCTCGCGCTCTATCGGGGCCACGATGCGTACGTTTCTCTCTCCCGGTCCGACTCGACATCGCAATCGCTCCTCGAGGGAATGGCCGCGGGCTTGGCGCCGGTGGTGACCGACATCGCCGGAAACCGGGAGTGGGTGACGCATCGGCGCGAGGGCCTGCTCGTGCCGGTCGGCGACGCGGAGGCGGTCGCCTGCGCGTTGGCCGAGATCGCGCGCGACGCGGCCACCGCCGGCGCCATGGCCGATCGCGCGCGGGCCGCCGTGACCTCCGGCGCGAGATTCGACGACACGCTCGCGGAGACGGAGGAGCGGCTCCGCGCGATCGCGGTCACCGCCGCAGGGCGGAACGGCGCGCTCCGCGGAGACCCCGCTTGA
- a CDS encoding glycosyltransferase family 4 protein produces the protein MKRLLVLAYFFPPIGGGGCQRSLKLVRYLDPLGWTSTVVTARDPDYWILDPTLLEEVPNSTEVIRARGMTSHRLLRLLAGGGVAVERRQGGRDPRSFQALRKLQSWLLIPDGYLPWAREAERAAARRIEAGGVDAIWTTSSPESAHLAGKGLKRRFGLPWIADFRDPWVGRVTYAPPTPWHDGRHRALERAVVEAADRVTLVSEAMVALYQGRYPGLPPERFVYVPNGVDSDDWRRVDRLTPTAASIEEENRDRGRLVLLHAGQLAHRPTARTLLGAVRRVIEADPSAEEWIRLRFLGGNEELLPDDLEDLQGIVELEPSRPHLEALAAMKRAGALVLLGHGGEADALLYTGKIYEYLTSGRPVLGILDPGPGADLLRASGAGPVCSARDEGATAEAIGRLFSEWRRGGGLSSAPPRPQAPEWERSAVAARVAGLLSGLDSHPRN, from the coding sequence TTGAAACGGCTCCTCGTCCTCGCCTACTTCTTCCCGCCGATCGGCGGCGGCGGGTGCCAGCGTTCCCTGAAGCTCGTCCGCTACCTGGACCCGCTGGGCTGGACCTCGACTGTCGTGACCGCGCGCGATCCCGACTACTGGATCCTCGATCCCACGCTGCTCGAGGAGGTCCCCAACTCGACCGAAGTGATCCGCGCACGCGGGATGACGTCCCATCGTTTGCTCCGGCTCCTCGCGGGCGGGGGCGTGGCGGTCGAGCGGCGGCAGGGCGGGCGCGACCCGCGCTCGTTTCAAGCATTGAGGAAGCTTCAGTCGTGGCTCCTCATCCCGGACGGATATCTGCCGTGGGCGCGGGAGGCGGAGCGAGCCGCGGCCCGGCGCATCGAGGCGGGAGGCGTGGATGCGATCTGGACCACGTCGTCCCCGGAGAGCGCCCATCTGGCGGGGAAGGGTCTCAAGCGGCGCTTCGGCCTCCCGTGGATCGCGGACTTCCGCGATCCCTGGGTCGGGCGCGTAACGTACGCGCCGCCGACGCCGTGGCACGACGGGCGTCACCGCGCGCTCGAGCGCGCGGTCGTCGAAGCGGCCGACCGAGTCACGCTCGTGAGCGAGGCGATGGTCGCTCTGTACCAGGGGCGATATCCCGGCCTTCCGCCGGAGCGCTTCGTCTACGTTCCGAACGGCGTCGATTCGGACGACTGGCGCCGGGTCGACCGGCTGACGCCCACGGCCGCGTCGATCGAAGAGGAGAATCGCGACCGCGGGAGGCTCGTCCTCCTGCACGCAGGGCAGCTCGCGCATCGTCCCACGGCACGCACGCTGCTCGGGGCCGTGCGGCGGGTGATCGAAGCGGATCCCTCGGCCGAGGAATGGATCAGGCTCCGGTTCCTCGGTGGGAACGAGGAGCTTCTCCCGGACGATCTCGAAGACCTTCAAGGGATCGTCGAGCTCGAGCCATCCCGGCCGCACCTCGAGGCCCTCGCCGCCATGAAACGGGCCGGGGCGCTCGTCCTGCTTGGGCACGGCGGAGAAGCCGATGCGCTCCTCTACACCGGCAAAATCTACGAATACCTGACAAGCGGGCGCCCCGTGCTCGGGATACTGGACCCCGGCCCGGGCGCCGACCTACTCCGGGCATCGGGCGCGGGTCCAGTTTGCTCGGCCCGCGACGAGGGGGCCACCGCCGAGGCGATCGGACGCCTGTTCTCCGAGTGGCGCCGCGGCGGGGGTCTCTCCTCCGCGCCGCCCCGGCCGCAGGCCCCGGAATGGGAGCGAAGCGCCGTCGCGGCGCGGGTCGCAGGGCTCCTCTCCGGCCTCGATTCACACCCCCGCAACTAG
- the mraZ gene encoding division/cell wall cluster transcriptional repressor MraZ, translated as MATFRGSYKHSIDHKGRVSIPARFRRLLSGDASETFVVLRGLDACVSLFPADEFKRLEDRLRSRSFSDPTHRRYQRHMLLDSRDETLDAQGRVAIPPSLIAHAALKKEVLVNGVLDHIEIWSPEEFEKYMASSDRTYEDMAGELLL; from the coding sequence ATGGCGACGTTCCGCGGCAGTTACAAGCATTCCATTGATCACAAGGGGCGGGTGAGCATCCCTGCTCGCTTCCGGCGCCTCTTGTCGGGAGACGCGAGCGAGACGTTCGTGGTCCTCCGCGGTCTCGACGCTTGCGTCTCCCTCTTCCCGGCGGACGAGTTCAAGCGGCTCGAGGATCGACTCCGCTCCCGCTCATTCAGCGATCCAACCCATCGCCGCTACCAGCGCCATATGCTCCTCGACTCGCGCGATGAAACGCTCGACGCGCAGGGCCGCGTCGCGATTCCGCCGAGCCTCATCGCGCACGCCGCGCTGAAAAAGGAAGTGCTGGTGAACGGCGTGCTCGATCACATCGAAATCTGGAGTCCGGAAGAGTTCGAGAAATACATGGCCTCCTCGGACCGCACGTACGAGGACATGGCCGGAGAGCTTCTCCTGTGA
- a CDS encoding STAS domain-containing protein, protein MTRATIDSRAAGAADRPTYQWEAARGGALKLRLFGSLGRRELTRVVDAMVESGGSPRDSLRIDFEDVSHLDYRGLSEFTLALQRLRDRGASIWFVGLNPYLRALFHVAGQAPALSRLEWRATDFESASFARSPAGIPGAARAEAWGKTRY, encoded by the coding sequence GTGACGCGCGCGACGATCGATTCGCGAGCGGCGGGCGCGGCGGATCGACCCACCTATCAGTGGGAGGCCGCGCGCGGCGGCGCGCTCAAGCTCCGACTCTTCGGCAGCCTCGGGCGCCGGGAGCTCACGCGCGTCGTCGACGCGATGGTCGAGTCCGGAGGCTCTCCGCGCGACTCCCTTCGCATCGACTTCGAAGACGTGAGCCATCTGGATTACCGGGGTCTCTCGGAATTCACGTTGGCGCTCCAGCGCCTGCGCGATCGGGGAGCCTCGATCTGGTTTGTCGGGCTGAATCCGTACCTGCGCGCGCTCTTCCATGTGGCCGGCCAGGCGCCGGCTCTGAGCCGTCTCGAATGGCGCGCGACCGACTTCGAATCTGCGAGCTTCGCCCGCAGCCCCGCCGGAATTCCGGGGGCCGCCCGGGCGGAAGCCTGGGGCAAGACCAGGTACTAG
- the rsmH gene encoding 16S rRNA (cytosine(1402)-N(4))-methyltransferase RsmH, translating into MPGHVPVLRQEAVRLLVTDPGGTYLDATLGLGGHSREIVAALGGEEARVIAMDCDPAAVERARANPPAPPHRFTAVRGRFSEIDQVLGGLGITGVHGLLADLGISSDQLDDPARGLSFAQDGPLDMRLDPSLPMTADAWIRGTDDRALEAALQSYGELPRARAATRAIRRAASEHHPLTTRTLREALQPIYPGPSRPRRIAQAFQALRIAVNHELEELSALLEIAARVVLPGGTLCVIAYHSLEDRMVKTAIRPPRPMDAWVEPTPSPWVPLTPRPIRPSVEEVRLNPRASSARLRAARRKETGS; encoded by the coding sequence ATGCCGGGTCACGTCCCGGTACTGAGGCAGGAGGCCGTGCGGCTGCTGGTGACCGACCCTGGGGGAACGTATTTGGACGCGACCCTGGGGTTGGGCGGCCACAGCCGCGAAATCGTGGCGGCGTTGGGAGGGGAGGAGGCTAGGGTCATCGCAATGGATTGCGATCCGGCGGCGGTCGAGCGCGCTCGCGCGAATCCGCCGGCGCCGCCACACCGATTCACCGCCGTCCGCGGGCGGTTCTCCGAGATCGATCAGGTTCTCGGGGGGCTCGGCATCACGGGCGTGCATGGCCTGCTGGCCGATCTCGGCATCTCCTCGGACCAGCTGGACGATCCGGCGCGGGGTCTCTCCTTCGCCCAGGATGGCCCGCTCGACATGCGCCTCGATCCGTCGCTCCCGATGACGGCGGACGCGTGGATCCGGGGAACGGACGACCGCGCCCTCGAGGCGGCCCTCCAATCGTACGGGGAGCTGCCCCGGGCCCGCGCCGCGACGCGCGCGATCCGACGCGCGGCGTCCGAGCACCATCCGCTCACGACGCGCACGCTTCGAGAGGCGCTCCAGCCGATCTATCCCGGTCCATCGCGGCCCCGCCGGATCGCGCAGGCCTTCCAGGCGCTCCGGATCGCCGTGAACCACGAGCTCGAGGAGCTCTCCGCGCTGCTCGAGATCGCGGCGCGCGTCGTTCTGCCCGGCGGCACGCTCTGCGTCATCGCCTATCACTCGCTCGAAGACCGAATGGTGAAAACCGCCATCCGCCCGCCGCGCCCCATGGACGCGTGGGTGGAGCCGACCCCGTCGCCGTGGGTGCCGTTGACCCCGCGGCCGATCCGCCCCTCGGTTGAAGAAGTCCGCTTGAACCCGCGTGCCTCGAGCGCGCGCCTTCGAGCGGCACGGAGAAAGGAGACTGGTTCGTGA
- a CDS encoding PASTA domain-containing protein → MSPRDLRRLRLIAVLGMGAFLFLFARLVQIQLLDHGRFARAARQQQTQRVILEPERGRIYDRHLRSLADNVSLSRLSVRPSDVKNAGATQAFLAQAAGPAAASRFRAGKARHAAYVRLSPHLTPEQELALRTTALPEGVHVEEVPSRVYPLDLVARPVVGLLGGEGLGLEGLEKMFDRDLRGGSGWATLFNDNRGITYQLPQSLVKLPEAGSSIITTIDLDAQSIAALKLREAVERTGAKSGMAVFADPRTGDILAMVTVDDPRRPGGDGHRNRLIADQYEPGSTFKILAGCAALEGRVFAPSDSFWVERGEGDFGGFTIHDSHPETRWYSVRSATALSSNVCYARIGTRLGAATLYDFARLFGFGQATRISLPGEAPGQIRHPDRWSKRSLATISIGQEVLVTPIQMLMAYAAVANGGILLRPRIVSAVVDPDGEPIREVPIEQVRRVISSETARTFRSFLRDAVTQGTATEAALPWCEVAGKTGTAQKTVENERGYGVGRYISSFIGMAPAADPVVVGLIILDEPRGAYYGGSVAAPVFREILAAWALQGRGPIALPPSTVVRVDDEAPAADAVPDVRLLELSRAREELARAGYGMRVAGMGAVGGRVSTQLPEARTAARPGTVVELTLAALEEEDAAVPDLRGLALRQALSRLSAVAIEIGRVRGSGVVVDQTPAPGEPARKGTKCSLVLSPRGT, encoded by the coding sequence ATGAGCCCGCGCGATCTTCGTCGTCTCCGCCTCATCGCGGTTCTCGGCATGGGCGCGTTCCTCTTTCTCTTCGCCCGCCTCGTCCAGATTCAATTGCTCGACCACGGCCGGTTCGCCCGGGCGGCGAGACAGCAGCAGACGCAGCGCGTGATCCTTGAGCCGGAGCGCGGCCGGATCTACGACCGTCACCTCCGCTCCCTCGCCGACAACGTCTCGTTGAGCCGGCTTTCGGTCCGTCCGAGCGACGTCAAGAACGCGGGCGCCACGCAGGCCTTCCTCGCGCAGGCGGCGGGGCCGGCGGCCGCGAGCCGCTTCCGCGCCGGCAAGGCGCGGCACGCGGCCTACGTGCGGCTCTCGCCGCACCTGACCCCCGAGCAGGAACTCGCGCTTCGCACCACGGCGCTGCCCGAGGGAGTGCACGTCGAGGAGGTGCCCAGCCGCGTCTACCCGCTCGATCTGGTGGCACGGCCCGTGGTCGGGCTCCTGGGCGGGGAAGGGCTGGGCCTCGAAGGGCTCGAGAAGATGTTCGATCGCGATCTCAGAGGAGGGAGCGGCTGGGCGACCCTCTTCAACGACAATCGGGGGATCACCTATCAGCTGCCGCAGAGCCTCGTGAAGCTTCCCGAGGCCGGCTCGAGCATCATCACGACGATCGATCTCGATGCGCAGTCGATCGCCGCGCTGAAGCTGCGCGAGGCGGTCGAGCGGACCGGCGCGAAGAGCGGCATGGCCGTCTTCGCCGATCCCAGGACCGGCGACATTCTCGCGATGGTGACCGTGGACGATCCGCGCCGGCCGGGCGGCGACGGACACCGGAACCGTCTGATCGCGGACCAGTACGAGCCCGGCTCCACGTTCAAGATCCTTGCAGGTTGCGCCGCGCTCGAGGGGCGTGTCTTTGCCCCATCCGATTCCTTCTGGGTCGAGCGCGGCGAAGGTGATTTCGGCGGGTTCACGATCCACGACTCTCATCCCGAGACCCGGTGGTACTCGGTGCGCAGCGCGACGGCGCTCTCGAGCAACGTCTGCTACGCGCGGATCGGTACCCGCCTTGGCGCGGCGACGCTCTACGACTTCGCCCGTCTTTTCGGATTCGGCCAGGCCACCCGCATCTCGCTGCCCGGAGAGGCGCCCGGCCAGATCCGGCATCCGGACCGGTGGTCGAAGCGCTCGCTCGCGACCATCTCGATCGGCCAGGAGGTCCTGGTCACGCCGATCCAGATGCTGATGGCCTACGCCGCGGTCGCGAACGGGGGCATCCTCCTCCGTCCCCGGATCGTCTCGGCGGTGGTCGACCCGGACGGCGAGCCGATACGGGAGGTCCCGATCGAGCAGGTCCGGCGCGTGATCTCATCGGAGACGGCGAGGACGTTCCGCTCGTTCCTGCGCGACGCGGTGACCCAGGGGACGGCCACGGAAGCGGCTCTGCCCTGGTGCGAGGTGGCCGGAAAGACCGGCACGGCCCAGAAGACCGTGGAGAACGAGCGCGGTTACGGGGTAGGTCGCTACATCTCTTCCTTCATCGGAATGGCCCCCGCTGCCGACCCGGTCGTGGTCGGGCTCATCATCCTGGACGAGCCCAGGGGCGCCTATTACGGCGGCTCCGTCGCGGCCCCGGTCTTCCGGGAAATCCTGGCCGCATGGGCGCTCCAGGGACGCGGACCGATCGCGCTCCCACCCTCCACCGTCGTACGGGTCGATGACGAGGCCCCGGCGGCCGACGCGGTGCCCGACGTACGCCTGCTCGAGCTGAGCCGGGCGCGGGAGGAGCTGGCCCGGGCCGGATACGGAATGCGCGTCGCCGGGATGGGCGCCGTCGGAGGGCGGGTCTCGACCCAGTTGCCCGAGGCTCGGACGGCGGCGCGACCCGGAACCGTGGTCGAGCTGACCCTCGCGGCGCTCGAAGAGGAGGATGCGGCGGTGCCCGATCTCCGCGGTCTCGCGCTTCGCCAGGCGCTCTCGCGGCTCAGCGCCGTGGCCATCGAGATCGGAAGAGTGCGGGGAAGCGGCGTGGTCGTCGATCAGACGCCCGCGCCGGGCGAGCCGGCGCGAAAGGGAACCAAGTGCTCGCTGGTCCTGTCTCCGCGGGGCACGTGA
- a CDS encoding UDP-N-acetylmuramoyl-L-alanyl-D-glutamate--2,6-diaminopimelate ligase, which translates to MLAGPVSAGHVIAAPAKEVAAVPGILGAAEVVGRLAGGWERVQYDSRSVGKGDLFVAVKGGRTDGHEFLRAAVEKGAAAAVVERPAGELPIPQIRVRDSRRALAQLAAEETGHPSKELVMVGVTGTNGKTTTAHLIRGGLAARGDRVGVIGTVGYSFEGAEEPAPHTTPEAPELSRLLRRWRDRGATAVAMEVSSHALALDRTYGVAFDAGVFTNLTQDHLDFHGTLEAYRDAKLRLFRAETRGDRSKQFMGVVNMDDPAGRWIREHGDQPFLGFSSKSAAEVKAEDVRFDPAGTRFRIDTAHGSFSVALRLRGAFNVMNALAAFSGCMAVGAPPAAIAAGLEAVVSVPGRLEPVESGQPFQVLVDYAHTPDALERSLEAVRAMRPRRVLCVFGAGGDRDRGKRPLMGKAAVKGADLVFLTSDNPRSEDPNAILADIVAGTEGATNVRVIADRTEAIRAAVEACQAGDVLLIAGKGHETYQVLSDRTIVLDDRDLARRALEARGFRP; encoded by the coding sequence GTGCTCGCTGGTCCTGTCTCCGCGGGGCACGTGATCGCCGCACCCGCAAAGGAGGTTGCCGCCGTGCCGGGGATCTTGGGAGCCGCGGAGGTCGTCGGGAGGCTCGCGGGCGGGTGGGAGCGGGTGCAGTACGACTCGCGCTCGGTCGGGAAGGGAGATCTCTTTGTCGCGGTGAAGGGCGGGCGCACGGACGGGCACGAGTTTCTGCGCGCGGCGGTAGAGAAGGGCGCGGCGGCCGCGGTGGTCGAGCGGCCGGCCGGAGAGCTTCCGATTCCTCAGATCCGCGTGCGGGACAGCCGGCGGGCACTGGCGCAGCTGGCGGCCGAGGAGACCGGGCATCCGTCGAAGGAGCTCGTGATGGTGGGCGTGACGGGAACCAACGGAAAGACGACGACGGCGCACCTGATCCGCGGGGGGCTGGCCGCCCGGGGCGATCGCGTCGGCGTGATCGGAACCGTCGGCTACTCGTTTGAAGGGGCGGAAGAACCCGCTCCGCACACGACGCCCGAGGCGCCGGAGCTTTCGCGGCTTCTGCGCCGCTGGCGCGATCGGGGAGCGACCGCGGTCGCGATGGAGGTCTCGTCGCACGCTTTGGCTTTGGACCGGACATACGGCGTGGCGTTCGACGCGGGAGTTTTCACGAACTTGACGCAAGATCATCTCGATTTCCACGGCACGCTCGAGGCATACCGCGACGCGAAGCTCAGGCTCTTCCGCGCGGAGACCCGAGGTGATCGCTCCAAACAGTTCATGGGGGTGGTGAACATGGACGATCCAGCCGGTCGCTGGATCCGGGAGCATGGAGATCAGCCGTTCCTGGGATTCAGCTCGAAGAGCGCAGCGGAGGTTAAGGCCGAAGACGTGCGGTTCGACCCGGCGGGCACGAGGTTCCGGATCGATACGGCGCACGGCTCTTTTTCGGTCGCCCTCCGCCTGCGCGGTGCTTTCAACGTGATGAACGCGCTCGCAGCATTCTCCGGCTGCATGGCCGTCGGCGCGCCGCCGGCGGCGATCGCCGCCGGGCTCGAGGCGGTCGTCTCCGTTCCGGGGCGGCTCGAGCCGGTCGAGTCGGGGCAGCCGTTCCAGGTGCTGGTCGACTACGCGCACACGCCCGACGCGCTGGAACGCTCGCTCGAGGCCGTGCGCGCGATGAGGCCGCGACGCGTCCTCTGCGTTTTCGGCGCCGGCGGCGACCGCGACCGCGGCAAACGGCCGCTCATGGGGAAGGCGGCGGTTAAAGGCGCCGATCTGGTGTTCCTGACGTCGGACAATCCGCGGAGCGAGGATCCCAACGCCATCCTCGCGGACATCGTGGCGGGGACGGAGGGCGCGACGAACGTGCGCGTCATCGCGGACCGCACCGAGGCGATCCGGGCCGCCGTGGAGGCGTGCCAGGCGGGGGACGTGCTCCTGATCGCCGGGAAGGGTCACGAGACGTACCAGGTATTGAGCGATCGGACCATCGTCCTGGACGACCGGGATCTGGCGCGGCGCGCGCTCGAGGCGAGGGGCTTTCGCCCGTGA